GTCACCGTCGTGGGCGGTATCTTCATCTTTGTCTTCGGACACAATTTCAGATTTGTCTCCCTCTTCATTGTCGTCTTTATTGGACGCTTCATCATCTATTCGAGGGGTAGCAAACGCCGCCGCCGAATCTGGGAAAGTAAAACGAGACAACGGCCGTGAAGATGAGGCTGTTGGATTTGGAATCGGATCTAGCTTAGGTGAAGGATTCAAGCAGATGTCTTCATATGCGGTGGGAGCAGATTCGTAGTCATGGTCTTCTTTGTCGAATGCTTCGTTGGATTCATGTGTATCCCAtagatcatcttcttcttcttcttcggattGATTTGTATCCCATTGatactcttctttttcaactGCTTCTTCGTAGGATTTATATGTACGCCATTCTACATTTTCAAATAACCCTTTGTTGCTTCCGTCCGTTTCGTCCATCAAGATCTGGACACCACATTCAATAATGCGAGCGTAACCACCGAAGAACTTGAGCATTATCTTTCGTCCATTAAAAATTAATGGGAAGCTAATGTCAAATATAAAGACATGTTCCGTTTGGAACGTGTAGACGGTTTGTAGTTGGAAATCCTCGGAAGCGGATTTTACTGAGTCGCCAATGACTCTGCAATGACATGCAAGTCCTAGTTCGTAAGCTTTGTAAGACTCGAATTCTTCGACATCGTCTAGTGAATTGACAACACAACGCAAACCTTAAATCTGTTGAAAGCAGAAGGAGGAATTGTTAAGCAATTTCCTCTCGCTCGGTAATCGACTTCTTCAAGTACTTCTCTTGCTGGTAAGATAACATTCCCATGAACAAACGATTGTTGAATAATCGCTCGTCGTGCTTCTCTATCCAATGTGAAGCATTTGATGAAATTGAACTGCGCATTTGGAATGTTTAGAGAGTCACTTACTCTTTCTAGTGATGTACAATCCTCTGCAAATAGACACTCGAGCGAACAAGGGAGTTCTGGCAAAGACACAAGTCTTTTGCAGCCTGATAGTTTAAGGTAATATAGATTATGAAGATCTTTGATGCTATCTGTAACCCACTCAATACCACAATTGCTTAGGTCTAGCTTCCTTAGACCCATGGGGAGATGTGTTGAGAAGGTCTTGAGATTTCTATTGGAACATATATAAAGAGTAGTAACACCAGTGCAATGCCTAAATGATGCAGGCAATTCTTGTACCCCTGTTTTCTCTATCACAAGTTCCTCGAGGCTGGTGGGAACATCTGGAAAACTTTTCAACCGTGGGCAATCATGTATGTTGATAATCTTAAGAGATGCCAAGTTGATGAGAGTTGGAATGACTTCTAGACTTTCACAGGATTCCATGTGTAAGTTAACTATTTTGTGAAGATTCGCAACTGAGGATGGAATCTCTACCAAAGCATTGCACTCAGCCACATCCAATCTCTCCAGATTTGCTGCTTTCGAAAGATCTGGGAGTTCCTTCAAACAAGATGACCCACACAAGTTCATCTCCTTGAGATTTGCAAGTGGCTGAACGTGAAAATCAGAACAAAATGTGCTATTAGACTATTGCCAACATCAAATATCTCATTTCCCATCAACACACGTAAGTAACTTACCTGAGTTCCTTTCCATAGCTTCTCGAGCTCACTGTACTCCATGTTGAGTGTGACGAGATTTTCTGGACCAAATCTAAAAGATTTTCTCGGGTATGCCTCCCAATGTAGTAACCTTATGCTAGATGGAAGCTCCATCTCCTCTGGTACGTGCAATTTACTATCTCGGGGATCCGTCCCATTAAAGACTTTTAAGATGAGAAGATTgcacatttttttaaaagcctttttgtttattactaATTCTTTGATCTCTGCTACGTCCAATGATAATCCTAAAGCTGATCCTTTACCCTAACAAATATTCCAAACAACTTGTTAGTGGCCAGAGATAATATGCTCAAACAATAACATGGTAAGTAATGCAAACCCccttaaattaagaaaacataccTTTGCCTCTTCTAGAACATAACAAATATCCTGGGGATCTTCTAGAATCTTTCGtttggaaattttttgtttggaaataACTTCTCGAGCCATTACTTGTAGCAACCGGTTCATTACGACTCTACTTTTGCGATTATGGTCTATATCTATTTGTATAAGACATCTATTAGCTAGTTTTTTCAACCCAAGTCTAACATCCAATACGTTAGTATTTTCTAGCATGGATGTCACATAATCAACATAATCATAATTGAAGTAGACTGCAATGAGGAGAAAAAGAGCTTGGTCTTTCTCATATAAACTCTCATAGCCAACTTTCAATACACTCTCAATTCTTCCATCAAGACAGTCTTTCAACCTTGGTAGTTCTTCAATCCAGTCAGCCTGACTTTTTCCCCACAATAACGTCCCCAAAACATGCAGACCCAATGGAAGATTACCACAAATACTTGCAACTTCATATGTAAGCTTCAAAAAACCATAAGGTGGAGAGGGTTGTCTAAAAGCAGATAGACAAAAGATCATTAGAGCTTCTCCTTCTGATGGAAAACCCACATGGTATATATCCTTGATACCATGTTGCAGcaaaatctctctgttttcagtGGTCACTATCACCCTACTTCCAGGACCAAACCACCTGATATCAGCCAAAGCCTCTAGTTGATATAGATGCTCCACATCATCAAGAATAATAAGAACCCTCAAGTCGTCAAGCCTTTCTTTCATCACACTTAAATGGCCCACCCTAATTTTATCCTGATTTAAAACATATGCAAGAAGTTGCTGTTGTAAGTGCAACTTCAAACGATACTCATCAAGACCAATCTTATAGCTTTCCCTAAGATTGTCCACAAAACAAGTACGCTGAAACATGTTAGAGAGTCGACCATGTAAAGCTGTAGCAATGGTACTTTTACCAATGCCTGCAGGACCAGAGATTCCAACAATCTTAACTCCATCATTCTTTAAATCTAGCAAAGACTCCATTTCCCTCAAATGATCGTTTAGTCCAACCATGCCATCAAAATCCCTACACGGTGTGACGTTTAGTATATCTGAAACATCTCTTGCAATCTTCTCGATCATTTTAGCTTCATTGGGcctaacaaaaagaaaagaaaattcatgagaaaaaatcataaagagaccattcctctgtttccttGCATGGACACTACCGATTTATGGTTCCCCTCAACAATTAAACCTACTCTAAAATAGAATGCAATATcagatattaattaatatctgATATTCATAACGACGAAATATAACAGTAATTAGAACCACAAcaaattttgatcaaatatacttaaagaattgatatttataaCTATAGTAATCAAACTCCTATTCATTACACGCTATAACATACCATAGCAAAATCCCTGTCAAATATActtaaaagtttcaaatttatcAGATTAATCAAATTCCAAACTTCACAACCCATGTCATCCcacataaaatcataaaacacCATTATtcatcataagaaaaataaactgtACTTAACTAAATACAAACCAGTGTTTAAAGTCTTCTCCGGCAATGTTGCCCACATAGGTCAAAGCTTGGGTCCATTTTTGCctctcctcctctgttttatGAGCACAAGTTTCTTTAAAAGCAATCCCAAAATCTCCGGTTTGGTTGCGGACATCAGAAGGATCAACTTCGTAGAAGACAGTCATCACTATTTGCCCTATATCTTCTTTGCACTTTAAAATCTCCAATAGCTCATCCAAAGACCAACTGGAAGAAGCATAGTTCTTCGAGAGCAATAAGATCGCGATCCTCGATTCTCCAATGGCTTTTTTGAGAGCTGGAGCGATAATTTGGCTTCTTTCGATCCCGTTGTCATCGAACATAGTAATTCCATTGTAAATAAACTGTTGACGTAAATGACTGAGAAATTTAATACGGACGTCTGGTCCATGGAAGCTCGTGAAGACATTGTATCTCCAGTTGCGaggtgaggaagaagaagaagccatgagAGATGATCTTGAGTGGTTCAAAATCACAGATTTTGAGTCTTGGATAAGAATGGGAAAATAGTGTTCACttaatagagagagagaaatgggAAGTTTCTTTGCAAAGTTAAAGAAATTTCGAAAGTTTAAATGTATTATTACAAACGAAtatggagaaaaacaaaaagaaagaaaagaaaagtcataATGAAGCGTACATaacaatttgtatatatactgTCCATTCTTGGCCAGATGTGTTTAGGATCATTCTTTTACCATTATGCGGACGAGAAAATAGCTAGCAAAGCTGAGTTCACTTGTTAAGAGAGACATGGATGTGAAGTTTCTTTgcaaagtaaaagaaatttcAGAAGAGTTAAATGTGGTTTTAGAAAACAAGTGGGGtttgagagaagaaattgcgaagagattttgaagaatttttgTCATTTACAGAGTAAACCACAACCATATTAGGTATTATATTCTTAACTTCCTAAATGGTtcgaaaatgtttttttccttgggaaagtttttaacaaaatgttaGGAAGATTAATGCATGCGTGGAAGCTATCTTGATAGAACTCATTATCATAAACACCAACCTCTGTTCTCAACCTCTTCATTCGTCCTTACTCGGTGCGATTatgtgattttcttttgattcaagTGTTGTCTAGGTTGATTATTTGGCAAACGGCGTACACACATAAGATGGCATGCTGGATATCTTATGTCTCGACccatataatatacaaaaagaaactctagacattttgatatgttgatatgttttgaatttaactggcagtttttgatttttcttaaatctctATATTAATGTTAGGGAAGTacctaattaaaaacaatctTGGTTTTTGTAAGATATTACGTTACAATGCCTTTGGAAAAAGAAGTGTTATATAGTCAATTTACGAGTCTACTAAAATTCcttatttaaaaatgtaagattttatatttttacaattGAATACCACTATTTCCTTCTCCTAATCAAATTACCAAATTCCAGTTCTactaatatttctttttcttctaaacgtcaataaaatatcaaaagtaacaaatagGCATGGATGTTCGGATACCCATTCGAATTCGGTTCGgatattttaggtttttggaTATTCGGGTGTAGACGTATAGGATCCGTTCGGATATTTATAGATCTCGGATCGGATTCGGATAACCACCCATCAGGTTTGGATCGGGTATGGGTGTCACTAATTTCAATATACCGTTACTTTCGTATTCAAATCGAATTACCAAGTTATTTTCatcttataaaaaagaaattaacaaaaagatatctttccaaaaataatatacaactttaattaaattataaaaacaaaaatacattattaattggATAATTTGCAGATATAAccttaaaatttttataaattaacaaactaaccaataaaaacaacCTAACAATATAacatatgtaatatatattattacagTTTTATCCCCACTACTAACACCATTAACCACCACTACAACCACCGCCGGCGGCTAACCACCGCCGCCGGCCAACCACCTCCACCGCCGGCCAACCACCTCCGTCGCCGGACAACCACCGCCGTCGCCGGACAACCACAACCACCGTCGCCGGAAAACCGCCGCCGCCGGAATCACCACCATAACGACCATCGCCGGCAACCACCGCCGTTGCCGGAAAACCGCGCCGCCACCGCCGGACAACCACCGTCACCATCGCCGGACAACCACCGTCACCATCGCCGGACAACCACCGCCGCCGTTGCCGGACAACCACCGCACCATCGCCGGACAACCGCCGCCGCCGGAACTACCACCATCGCCGGACAACCACCTCCACCGGAATCACCACCGCCGGAATCACTACCGCCGCCGTCGCCGGAATCACCGTCGCCGCCGTCGCCGGAACCACCACCGCCATCGTCGCTggaaccaccaccaccaccaccttaGATCATTTTACCTACCCCTTAAGTTAATTACttaataattacatatatagtgctatattcttaatttttctctcaaaaagTGTTATTCATGCAAATCACccttataaattttagaaaaaaatgacCAGTCACAATAAACatattagatttgatatctaataTGAGAgttattcttaaatttttgtgttcttaataatcttcttctaaaactttaaatattaGGCTTGACCTAATGTACAAGTAAATAAGCCCATCTCTAATATATATCATCTGAGCCATCAATTGTGCATGTAACCATATTCCATATATATCAACAATAGCTAGACAGTATATAATGAGAACTTCTATGTGACTCTGTGTTCAGTTTTGATAACGcaaattcaaaatatcaaCCTAGAAACAACACGTGAATCACAAGAATTTGAGCTCGTTGTAAGAAACTGAATCACCTCTTCACACCGAGCCAAggtgaaagaagagattgaaaagAGAACTTGGTGTTTACGAGTTCACCACTTGTGAGCTGTATTTCTAAATAGattaaaatctgtttttttttttttttttctaacgaTAAATCTGTTTTACACATATGTCACATAGCATGCATTAATCTTCCCAACAAGAAACCTTCCATTGCGCGTTTGCATTATTACCGGAGCCCACATTCCCATTTCTTCGAAGTCACGTTgactttgaatttttcttctctactttCGTTTACGTTCCAAAGAAACATTTCACGCTCTCTGGGAATCTGTGATTTTGAACCTctcatggcttcttcttcttcttcttcttcacgtcGCACCTGGAGATACAATGTCTTCACGAGTTTCCATGGACCAGACGTCCGCAAAACATTTCTCAGTCATTTACGCAAACAATTTAACTACAATGGAATTACAATGTTCGATGATCAAAGGATCGAGAGAAGCCAAATCATCGCCCCAGCTCTCACGGAAGCGATTAGAGAATCAAGGATCGCTATCGTATTGCTCTCGAAGAACTATGCTTCTTCCAGTTGGTGTTTGGATGAGTTGTTGGAGATTTTAGATTGCAAAGAACAATTAGGGCAGATTGTGATGACTGTCTTCTACGGAGTACATCCTTCTGATGTAAGGAAACAAACTGGAGATTTCGGGATTGCTTTCAATGAAACATGTGCTCGTAAAACAGAGGAGCAGAGGCAAAAATGGAGCCAAGCGTTGACCTATGTGGGCAACATCGCTGGAGAACATTTCCAAAACTGGTTTGcgttttatacttttatgtCGTAGGATATTAATTGTGATGAATTGGAGTTTATGAATTATAGTATcaattcttgattttgtttttctcatgaataggctttttttctttgtctttggttAGGGACAATGAAGCGAAGATGATAGAGAAGATTGCAAGTGATGTTTCAGATAAACTCAATACCACACCGTCTAGGGATTTTGATGGCATGATTGGACTTGAAGCTCATTTGAGAAAAATAGAGTCTTTGCTTGATTTAGATTATGATGGAGCTAAGATTGTTGGAATCTCTGGTCCTGCAGGCATTGGTAAGAGTACCATTGCCAGAGCTTTACATAGTGTACTATCTAAACGGTTTCAGCATAATTGTTTTATGGACAACCTTCATGAAAGCTATAAGATTGGTCTTGTTGAGTATGGTTTGAGGTTGCGGTTACAAGAGCAACTtctttcaaagattttgaaCCTAGATGGCATTAGGATAGCCCATTTAGGTGTGATACGAGAGAGGCTACACGACCAGAAGGTTCTTATCATTCTTGATGATGTGGAGAGTCTAGATCAACTTGATGCTTTGGCTAATATCGAGTGGTTTGGTCCTGGAAGTAGGGTCATAGTGACCactgaaaacaaagagattttACAGCAACATGGTATCAGTGATATATACCACGTGGGTTTTCCATCAAGTAAAGAAGCTTTAATGATCTTTTGTCTATCCGCTTTTAGACAACTCTCTCCACCTGATCGGTTTATGAATCTTGCTGCTGAAGTTGCAAAGCTTTGTGGTTATCTTCCATTGGCTCTGCATGTTTTAGGGTCATCATTGCGGGGAAAGAACTATTCTGACTGGATAGAAGAACTACCAAGATTGCAAACTTGTCTTGATGGAAGAATTGAGAGTGTATTGAAAGTGGGCTATGAAAGTTTACATGAGAAAGACCAAGCTCTATTTCTCTACATTGCAGTCTTCTTCAATTATCAACATGCTGATTATGTGACATCCATGCTGGCAAAAACTAACTTGAATGTTAGACTTGGGTTAAAAATATTAGCCAATAGACATCTTATACATATAGGTCATGGCGCTAAAGGTATAGTGGTAATGCACCGTTTGCTAAAAGTAATGGCTAGACAAGTCATTTCCAAACAAGAGCCTTGGAAACGCCAGATTCTTGTAGATACCCAAGagatttcttatgttttggaaaatgCAGAAGTAAGCTTTCTGTTTGCGCTATCATGTTTATTCACTGCTGTTTAAAGCAGATCTTGCCAATAACAAGTTTTgctttggaatattttttgttaggGTAATGGATCAATCGCAGGTATATCATTTGACGTAGGAGAGATcaacaaattaacaataagCGCTAAGGCGTTTGAAAGAATGCACAATCTTTTGTTGCTAAAAGTTTACGATCCGTGGTTTACTGGAAAAGGACAAGTGCACATTCCAGAGGAGATGGATTTTCTTCCTCGCCTAAGCTTACTTCGTTGGGATGCATACACGAGAAAGACCCTTCCTCGTAGATTCTGCCCAGAAAATCTCGTCGAACTCAACATGCCGGATAGCCAGCTCGAGAAGCTATGGGAAGGAACTCAGGttagttatttattatttgtgcTGATATGAGACGATACAGCTGATATTTGATGTTAGGAATATTcacatagaaaaatatatataaactatgtTGAAACGGTACTTATTGattatattatgatttttacGTGCAGCTGCTTGCAAATCTCAAAACGATGAAGCTCTCTAGGTCATCTCGTTTGAAGGAACTCCCAAATCTTTCAAATGCTAAAAATCTGGAGCGTCTGGATTTGCATGAATGCGTTGCTTTGTTAGAGCTTCCATCCTCAATTTCTAATCTTCATAAACTATACTTCTTAGAGACGAATCATTGCAGACGTCTACAAGTCATTCCAACTCTCACCAACTTGGTATCTCTCGAAGATATCAAGATGATGGGATGCTTACGACTGAAAAGTTTTCCAGATATTCCTGCCAACATCATTAGGCTCTCTGTAATGGAGACTACGATTGCAGAATTTCCCGCGTCACTTAGGCATTTCTCGCATATTGAGTCTTTCGATATAAGTGGCAGTGTAAATCTCAAGACCTTTTCAACACTTCTCCCCACGAGTGTAACAGAGCTACACATAGACAACAGTGGTATTGAGAGTATTACAGATTGCATCAAAGGTCTTCATAATCTACGTGTCCTTGCTCTATCAAACTGTAAAAAACTCACGTCATTGCCGAAGCTTCCTAGTTCACTCAAATGGCTACGGGCAAGCCATTGTGAATCACTGGAGAGAGTAAGTGAACCTTTAAACACTCCAAATGCAGACCTTGATTTCAGCAACTGTTTCAAATTGGATCGACAAGCGCGACAAGCGATTTTTCAACAACGGTTTGTTGATGGGCGAGCTCTCTTACCAGGAAGAAAAGTACCTGCACTGTTCGATCATCGAGCCAGAGGAAATTCATTAACAATTCCTAATTCTGCTTCCTATAAGGTTTGCGTTGTGATTTCTACAGAGTTTGATCATAAAGACAGAGATTCTACCATAGTTTCAAGACTACTGTGTCGTTGCATAGTCATCAGCAACTCAGTAAACTCCACTGACAAGGAGTTTGTACTAACGGATGTCTATAAATATCGAATGGaacatctatttatatttcataTGGTGAACCCGGTGTCCTTTTTCTACCCCTCTAGCAGAGAGATAGTGCTCGAATTCAGCAGCATACACAAACATTTCGACATTGTTGAATGTGGTGTCCAGATCTTGACGGATGAAACAGAGCGAAACAACAATGTGGGTTCTGCAGATGAAGATGATCTCTGGTATATACATGAATTCAGCGAATCGTTacgcaaagaagaaaaagataaagatagcGTCGCTAAATCTGAATCCTGCGGAGCgtcagaaaaagaagatgaggaagcaACCAAAGACAAAGATGAGGATATCGCCGAACACAGTGATTCCGAATCCATATCCGAGAACCGTCCGAGGAAGAGGACGATGATAAGTGCTACTACTAATCTGAAGAAATGGTTtctctgtctttttcttttcttctttttctcttttgcttttgttaaatTCTCCATCTACTTTGATCTTTTCTAACATATGCCTGTAATTCCTTGCTATAATAGGTTAGTAGTAAGTAGCTCAGTAAAAGTTCCCTCACTTCATATGGAGATGAACAAGACTTGTATTATGTTATTTTGGATTATATATGTGATAGggtattttgtatatatgacaaattatgtaacaaattttttcaTGTTACATAGtgggaagaaggagaatgaaTAGAAAAATGTAACGGACGCTATTTGTGTACGTTGCTTGTTCAAATCTTGTGTTCACTGACGGTAACTTGGATTGCTAAAGCGATTTGAAGATCCTAGTCATTATACCTATC
This sequence is a window from Arabidopsis thaliana chromosome 1 sequence. Protein-coding genes within it:
- a CDS encoding Disease resistance protein (TIR-NBS-LRR class) family encodes the protein MIEKIASDVSDKLNTTPSRDFDGMIGLEAHLRKIESLLDLDYDGAKIVGISGPAGIGKSTIARALHSVLSKRFQHNCFMDNLHESYKIGLVEYGLRLRLQEQLLSKILNLDGIRIAHLGVIRERLHDQKVLIILDDVESLDQLDALANIEWFGPGSRVIVTTENKEILQQHGISDIYHVGFPSSKEALMIFCLSAFRQLSPPDRFMNLAAEVAKLCGYLPLALHVLGSSLRGKNYSDWIEELPRLQTCLDGRIESVLKVGYESLHEKDQALFLYIAVFFNYQHADYVTSMLAKTNLNVRLGLKILANRHLIHIGHGAKGIVVMHRLLKVMARQVISKQEPWKRQILVDTQEISYVLENAEGNGSIAGISFDVGEINKLTISAKAFERMHNLLLLKVYDPWFTGKGQVHIPEEMDFLPRLSLLRWDAYTRKTLPRRFCPENLVELNMPDSQLEKLWEGTQLLANLKTMKLSRSSRLKELPNLSNAKNLERLDLHECVALLELPSSISNLHKLYFLETNHCRRLQVIPTLTNLVSLEDIKMMGCLRLKSFPDIPANIIRLSVMETTIAEFPASLRHFSHIESFDISGSVNLKTFSTLLPTSVTELHIDNSGIESITDCIKGLHNLRVLALSNCKKLTSLPKLPSSLKWLRASHCESLERVSEPLNTPNADLDFSNCFKLDRQARQAIFQQRFVDGRALLPGRKVPALFDHRARGNSLTIPNSASYKVCVVISTEFDHKDRDSTIVSRLLCRCIVISNSVNSTDKEFVLTDVYKYRMEHLFIFHMVNPVSFFYPSSREIVLEFSSIHKHFDIVECGVQILTDETERNNNVGSADEDDLWYIHEFSESLRKEEKDKDSVAKSESCGASEKEDEEATKDKDEDIAEHSDSESISENRPRKRTMISATTNLKKWFLCLFLFFFFSFAFVKFSIYFDLF